A genomic segment from Aegilops tauschii subsp. strangulata cultivar AL8/78 chromosome 1, Aet v6.0, whole genome shotgun sequence encodes:
- the LOC109741653 gene encoding GATA transcription factor 4 yields MASEWEMAMGVELGMGMGSYHNASNVHAAPMGHQAGGYAAAAHHFYGMQPMRDANMRVDELLDFPTAGAHDFFPAAPDNALHHHHHLGAGVGELSATTPSATSSDHQTSMLSFADEFYIPSEEAAELEWLSKFVDDSYSDMPNYSSAAHAAMAAANAANNGGGSSAGQDSCVTAVPGRGARSKRSRASAAAAAAWHSLMPHPPSQPSPSSSCSSSDFPSSTTARPSGSNCGGRGKKHGPVAGAEVGLVEGGVRRCTHCASEKTPQWRTGPLGPKTLCNACGVRFKSGRLVPEYRPAASPTFLLTQHSNSHRKVMELRRQKELVLIRGSHRLDAAAAAGPGPGVTVKPELMFHDYGIC; encoded by the exons ATGGCGTCGGAGTGGGAAATGGCCATGGGCGTGGAGCTCGGCATGGGAATGGGCTCGTACCACAACGCCTCCAACGTCCACGCCGCGCCCATGGGCCACCAGGCCGGCGGCTACGCCGCGGCTGCTCACCATTTCTACGGGATGCAGCCCATGCGCGACGCCAACATGCGCGTGGATGAGCTTCTGGACTTCCCCACCGCGGGCGCCCACGACTTCTTCCCCGCCGCGCCGGACAacgcgctccaccaccaccaccacctcggCGCCGGCGTGGGCGAACTGTCGGCCACCACCCCGTCCGCCACGTCGTCGGATCACCAGACGTCCATGCTCTCCTTCGCCGACGAGTTCTACATACCT AGCGAGGAAGCTGCGGAGCTCGAATGGCTATCCAAGTTCGTGGACGACTCCTACTCGGACATGCCGAATTACTCATCGGCCGCGCATGCGGCAATGGCGGCGGCTAACGCGGCGAACAACGGCGGTGGCAGCTCGGCTGGTCAAGACAGCTGCGTCACAGCGGTGCCAGGCCGCGGAGCGCGAAGCAAGCGGTCGCGCGCGAGCGCCGCGGCCGCCGCCGCATGGCACTCCCTCATGCCGCACCCGCCTTCGCAGCCATCGCCCTCGTCCTCGTGTTCATCGTCCGACTTCCCGTCCTCAACGACGGCACGACCTAGCGGCTCCAACTGCGGCGGTCGCGGCAAGAAGCATGGACCCGTTGCCGGCGCGGAGGTGGGCCTGGTGGAGGGCGGCGTGCGGCGCTGCACGCACTGCGCGTCGGAGAAGACGCCGCAGTGGCGAACGGGGCCCCTGGGGCCCAAGACGCTGTGCAACGCGTGCGGTGTGCGGTTCAAGTCTGGACGGCTGGTGCCGGAGTACCGGCCGGCGGCAAGCCCCACGTTCCTGCTGACACAGCACTCCAACTCTCACCGCAAGGTCATGGAGCTGCGCCGCCAGAAGGAGCTCGTTCTCATCCGCGGCAGCCACCGtctggacgcggcggcggcggctggcccCGGCCCCGGGGTGACCGTGAAGCCGGAGCTCATGTTCCATGACTACGGCATATGTTGA